GCGGGCGGCGAAACCGCACCCGTCACGTCCCGGACCGACAGCTGGCCGCGCGAGCTGATCCGGACCGCCAAGCACAACCTCGCCTCGGCGCTCGCAAGCGCGCGTGCAAGGACCGCAGCGGCGGCGACGGCGCGCACCCGGTTGACCACCACGATCACCACCAAGTCGGCGGATCCGGCGAGCAACGTGCTGCCGGGATCGAAGCGGCGCGGCAGATCGACCACGGTGCGGTCGAACCCGCGCCGGCCCGCACTCAACACCGCCGCCGCCGCTCCCGCGGGCAGATCGGCCAGCGGGGTACGGCCGAAGGACAGCAGCCGGAGCCGGTCGAGGTCGACCAGCGCCGCACCCAACCGCTCGGGGTGCAGCCGGCCGCGCGCGCTCGCCAGGTCCGCCCATCGGACCCCCGGGCGGTCCTCGGCGGCGAGCAGGACGTCGAGGCCCCCGCCGTACGGGTCGGCATCGATCAGCAGCGCAGGGGCGGCACGCGCGGCGGCGATGCCCACCGCGGCCGCGAGCGTCGAGGCGCCCGCCCCGCCGGAGCCGCCGACCACCGCGATCACCGCACCCTGCCGCGCGGGCGGCTCGGCCGCGCCGCAGAGCAGCTCGACCAGCCGCCGCTCGTCGGCGGGCAGCGTCAGCACGGCTTCCGCGCCGATCGCCACCGCCGCGCGCCAACCCGCCTCGTCGAGCCGCTCGAGCGCCGCCACCAGCACGCCGCTGCGCCGAGGCAGGGCGGCGGCGGCCAGTTCCCCCAACCGGTCCGGGCCGACGATCACCGCCGCGGCCGATCGCCACGCGGCGGGGCTCAGCAGCGCGGCGCGACCCGCGGCGACGGGCATCGTGGCGGCCAGACCCGCCGCCGTCACCAGCCGGCCGACGGCGGCCCGCAGGTCGTCCCGTTCGCAGGCCACGAGAACGGTTGCGGCGGCGGGCATGACGGCGACGATGGCGGTCCGGACCGGCCCGCGCACCCCCGGTTACCCGGGTGGTGGACGCCGCATAGTGCCCGACAATCTGGGGATAAGTCGCCCATGCGCCGTTCGACCGCCAGCGACACCGAAAGTTTCTTTGCCAAAGGGTTTGCCTGAGCCGGTCGAGGGAACAGAATCAACTGTCAACTGCAGATGACCCACGGACTGGCTCGACTCAACCCCCCGGAGTTGGGCCTTGCGACGGCCCCCGCTATCCCCCCCAGCGGGGGCCGTCCCTTGTCCGGCGTACCGCTCTCGGTGTCCGGCTCCGCCAACCACCGACGGTCCGGACGCGAGCGATCCGGCCTCTACCCTGGGCCCCGTGTCGGATGCCGCCGCATTCTTCGACCTCGACAAGACGATCATCGCGACGTCGAGCACGCTGGCGCTGGGCCGGGCCTTCCGGGAAGCGGGTCTGATCACCCGCCGGTCGATGGCGAAAGGCGCTTATGCGCGGCTGGTCTACCACCTCGGCGGAGTCGACGCCGACCGGATGGACCGCCTGCGCGACGGGCTGGCGGCGACGATGACCGGCTGGGACGCCGAACAGGTGCGGTCCGTGATCGCAGGCGCGCTGAGCGAGCTGATCGACCCGCTGGTCTACGACGAAGCCGTTGCCCTGATCGAGGACCATCATGCGGCCGGGCGGGCGGTGGTGATCGTCTCGAGCAGCGGCGAGGAGGTCGTCGGCCCGATCGGCGAGATGCTCGGTGCCGACCAGGTGATCGCCAGCCGGATGGTGGTCGAGGCCGGTCGCTACACCGGCTCGCTCGCCTTCTACGCGTTCGGCTCCTTCAAGGCGGACGCCATGCGTGAGCTCGCCGCGCGCAACGGCTGGGAGCTCGGCGATTGCTACGCCTACAGCGACTCGCACACCGACGTACCCATGCTCGAGGCAGTCGGGCATCCGTACGCCGTCAACCCGGACCGGGCCCTTCGGCGCGAGGCCGCGGTGAGGGATTGGCCGGTGCTGACGTTCGCGCACCCGGTGCCGCTGCGGTCGCGGTTCCCGACGGTGCCCGCGCCTCGCCGCTCGGTCGCGGTCGGGGTGGCCGGAGCCGCAGTGGTCGCTGCCGCGGCCGGGTGGCATGCTGCGCGAAGCCACGCACGGCGGGACGGATAGCCGTCGAGTCGACGGATCGGCAACAGAGGTCAGGAGGCAAGGTGGCGTCAACCCGTACCTATGGCGGCAACGGAACGCCGGTCGACGAGCAGTCCCTCGGGGAGCTGTTCGCGACCGCGACCCGGGACATGTCGCTGCTCATCCATCAGGAGATCGAGCTCGCCAAGACCGAGCTGAGCGCGCAGGCCGCAAAGGTCGGTGTCGGCGCCGGTTTACTCAGCGGGGCCGGGGTGTTCGGGATCTTCACCCTCGTCCTCGCCGCGTTCGCCGGCGGGTTCGGCTTCGCGGCCGGCCTGAACATCGGCGTCTGGGCAGGCTTTCTGTGCATGGCCGGGGTGTTCGGGCTGGTCGCCGCGATCCTGGCCGGGCTGGGCGTCCTGCGTATGAAAGGACTGAGCGGTCCCAAGCGCACTCAGCGAACGGTGAAGCTCTCGATTGCCTCGATCCGCCACCCGCGGAAGAAGTCCACCCCGACGCCGGGATGAGCAACCGCCGGCTGGTCGACGACTCCGCCGTCCTCATCGACGGGCCGTGGACGCATCGGCACATCACGGCGAACGGGGTGCGCTTCCATGTCGCGGAGGCGGGCACCGGGCCGCTGGTGTTGCTCTTGCACGGGTTTCCGCAGTTCTGGTGGACCTGGCGCGACCAGATGGTCGGCCTCGCCGATGCCGGTTACCGGGCCGTCGCTCCCGACCTGCGCGGGTACGCCGCGAGCGACAAGCCACCCCGCGGGTACGACGCACCCACCCTCGCCGCCGACGTGGCGGGCATGGTGCGGGCGCTCGGCGAGCGCGATGCGGTGATCGTCGGCCAGGACTGGGGCGGCCACCTGGCCTGGTCGGTTGCCGCGTTGCACCCCACGGTCGCGCGTCGCATCGTGATCTGCGCGAGCCCGCACCCGCTGCGCTGGGCGCAGGCCTTGCGCCACGACCGCGACCAGCGGGCCGCGAGCCGGCACGTCGCGCGCTTCCAGCTGCCCTGGGCGCCGGAGCGCTGGCTGGTCGCAGACGACGCCGCCAATGTGGCCGCACTGCTGCGCGAGTGGGGCGGCCCGCGCTACCCGGACCCGCAGGCCGAGCGCCGATACCGGGATGCGATGCAGATCCTCTACACCCCGAACCGCGCGCTGGAGTACTACCGCTGGGCGGCCCGCTCCACTACGCGAACCGATGGCCATCGCTACCGCCGGGCGATGCGGACTCCGATCGACGTACCGACCCTGCAGCTGCATGGGGCCCTCGACCGGGCAGCGCTACCCCGAACCGCGCAGGGCTCCGGCCGCTATGTCGCCGCCGACTACGAGTGGCGGCTGGTCGAGGGGGTCGGGCACTTCCCGCAAGAAGAGGTGCCCGAGCTGGTCACCGGCGAGCTGTTGCGCTGGTGCAAGGGCTGAGCGGGCCCTCGGAGCGGCGCGACCGGGACGCCACCGGACGCCCACGCAACGCGCGGGTCCGCGACCGGCTCGGCCGCCCACTCGCCCGATCCGCCGGGAGCGCCGAGGCCGAAGACGAGCCCGCGCTGCCGCCGGCCGAGGCGCTGGTAAAGGCCCAGCAGCTGCTCGACGCGGGCGCGCCATTCACCGCACACGAGGTCCTCGAAGCGGTCTGGAAGGCCCCCGGCACCGCCGGCGAGGAGCGCGGCTTGTGGCGCGGGCTTGCGCAGCTCGCGGTGGGCGTAACCCACGGCCTGCGCGGCAACCAGGCCGGCGCGCGGGCGCTGCTCGACCGTGCGGCCGAGAGCCTCGCCGGGTTTGCCGGCAGCTCGCCGTACGACGTGGACGTCGACGGCTTGCGTTCGTGG
This is a stretch of genomic DNA from Mycobacteriales bacterium. It encodes these proteins:
- a CDS encoding HAD family hydrolase produces the protein MSDAAAFFDLDKTIIATSSTLALGRAFREAGLITRRSMAKGAYARLVYHLGGVDADRMDRLRDGLAATMTGWDAEQVRSVIAGALSELIDPLVYDEAVALIEDHHAAGRAVVIVSSSGEEVVGPIGEMLGADQVIASRMVVEAGRYTGSLAFYAFGSFKADAMRELAARNGWELGDCYAYSDSHTDVPMLEAVGHPYAVNPDRALRREAAVRDWPVLTFAHPVPLRSRFPTVPAPRRSVAVGVAGAAVVAAAAGWHAARSHARRDG
- a CDS encoding alpha/beta hydrolase, which produces MSNRRLVDDSAVLIDGPWTHRHITANGVRFHVAEAGTGPLVLLLHGFPQFWWTWRDQMVGLADAGYRAVAPDLRGYAASDKPPRGYDAPTLAADVAGMVRALGERDAVIVGQDWGGHLAWSVAALHPTVARRIVICASPHPLRWAQALRHDRDQRAASRHVARFQLPWAPERWLVADDAANVAALLREWGGPRYPDPQAERRYRDAMQILYTPNRALEYYRWAARSTTRTDGHRYRRAMRTPIDVPTLQLHGALDRAALPRTAQGSGRYVAADYEWRLVEGVGHFPQEEVPELVTGELLRWCKG
- the ssd gene encoding septum site-determining protein Ssd encodes the protein MPAAATVLVACERDDLRAAVGRLVTAAGLAATMPVAAGRAALLSPAAWRSAAAVIVGPDRLGELAAAALPRRSGVLVAALERLDEAGWRAAVAIGAEAVLTLPADERRLVELLCGAAEPPARQGAVIAVVGGSGGAGASTLAAAVGIAAARAAPALLIDADPYGGGLDVLLAAEDRPGVRWADLASARGRLHPERLGAALVDLDRLRLLSFGRTPLADLPAGAAAAVLSAGRRGFDRTVVDLPRRFDPGSTLLAGSADLVVIVVVNRVRAVAAAAVLARALASAEARLCLAVRISSRGQLSVRDVTGAVSPPAVAVLRDEPAVAAAAEQGRLPIGRSRGSLAQAAEAVLAAATEVPAGATA
- a CDS encoding DUF309 domain-containing protein — protein: MQGLSGPSERRDRDATGRPRNARVRDRLGRPLARSAGSAEAEDEPALPPAEALVKAQQLLDAGAPFTAHEVLEAVWKAPGTAGEERGLWRGLAQLAVGVTHGLRGNQAGARALLDRAAESLAGFAGSSPYDVDVDGLRSWAASTAADAAALEVLPRLTRPGGAPGTVG
- a CDS encoding phage holin family protein — encoded protein: MASTRTYGGNGTPVDEQSLGELFATATRDMSLLIHQEIELAKTELSAQAAKVGVGAGLLSGAGVFGIFTLVLAAFAGGFGFAAGLNIGVWAGFLCMAGVFGLVAAILAGLGVLRMKGLSGPKRTQRTVKLSIASIRHPRKKSTPTPG